From the genome of Ziziphus jujuba cultivar Dongzao chromosome 4, ASM3175591v1:
cTCCTGACATTGTGCTTCCACTACCTTGCTCTCACCTTTAAAAAGGATCATGCTATAAGAAAACACACTGGACATAAGGTCATTgaagttttatctttattatgataaagtgaagttgattatcaatgttaattctagatggctatgaatatattccaaaaacaaatattagtggaatgaataatgcttagtatacctatcattgttctttttgttgttttttttaaatagaccatttcatgtctttgagtatatgaatattGCAATATCTGTTCTCCTTTTACTATTTAACTagcttattattcttttaatttcctatcCTTTAATGCTATCTTGCTGTGTATTGAGACACTTAAACCCATTTTAGCTTCAATATTGTACAAGTTAAGTTATTTCAAGTGCTTGATATGTTATATCCTTATAACTATACTATTGGTTTCTTCTAGGaagttatggaaaaaaaatggatatggtgTCATGATAAGCTGTCAGATGAATACACAAATGGTGttaaatcatttattgaatTGGCTAAACATCATTTAGATGAAGATAATAGGACTAGATATCCTTGTTGATATTGTCGGAATGTGTATTTCCAAGATATAAGTGTAGTTGAACGACATTTATGGGTGAAAGGATTTTCACCAGATTATCACAATTGGATTTATCATGGAAAGGCATTGAATTTTCAAGGtattgaaatgggttttgaggaagatgatgaagctGTTGAACATGATACggaagaagatgataatgatgatatgaTGGTAGCATTGCAAGATGCTGCAGGTGACATGGATATTGATGTAGATGCATATGAAGGTCACATTGGAGATCAAGATCatagaaataaagaattttcaGGATTATTTGCTGAAGTTGAAAGCGAGTTATATCCAGGGTGTACAAAGTTCTCTGTATTGACTTTTTTGGTCAGGTTAATGCATATAAAAGCTTTAAACCATTGGAGTAACAAGTCATTTAATATGTTGCTTAAACTTCTCAAAGAAGCACTTCCAGAGGGTACTAAATTGCCAAACTCTTACTACAAGGCAAAATGTTCACTTCATGCACTTGGATTAGGATATGAAACGATTCATGCTTGTAAATGGGATTGTGCATTGTTTTGGAAAGAATCAGCTGAATTGGATAAATGTCCAATATGTGCTGAACCTAGATACAAATTTCAAGGTACTGAGGGGAAAAAGATCCCTCAAAAGGTGCTTTGATATTTTCTTATCACTCCAAGATTGCAAAGATTATTTACATCTCGCCATACTACTATTGATATGAGATGGCACAAAGAGAAGCATCCTAACACAAATAGAGTATTGAGGCATCCAGCAGATGGAGAAGCATGGAAGCACTTTGATGAACAATATCCGGTATTTGCTATGGATCCTCGTAATGTCCGGCTAGGTGCTGCCACTGATGGATTTAATCCTTTTAGTAACATGAGTACTTCGTATAGCATGTTGCCAGTAATGTTAGTGCCTTATAACCTGCCACCATGGAAGTGCATGAAAGAGACTTTTTCGATGATGTCACTATTAATACCAGGCCCAACAGCACCTGGAAAAAACATTGATGTGTACTTACGGCCTATGATTGATGAATTGAAAGATCTATGGACAAATGGTGTAACCACTTATGACATCTCTAAAAAGGAGAGGTTTACAATGCATGCAGTAGTGTTGTGGACAATACATGACTTTCCAGCATATGGAACACTTTCTGGACGGAGTACCAAAGGATACAAAGTATGTCAGACTTGTAATGAACATACTTCTTCCCAAGCTTTAAGAAGTAAGATTTGTTACATGGGACATCGTCGATATTTATCCATAAATCATGCATGGAGAAATAATCGACAATATGATGGAAAGCCTGAACGAAGGTTAGCTCCAAGGCAGTTTCAGGAGCTAAAATATTACAACAGTTATATAGGACAATTGAGAGCAGACAGGGAAAACATCCTAACAATGtggataaaaagagaaaacgtGCTGCCTGTGAATTAAATTGGACaaggaaaagcatattttttgaactagaatattggtctaaattaaaattttgacacaatttggatgtgatgcatattgagaaaaacattTGTGATAATATAGTTGGAACAATGTTGGACATCAAAGGTAAGTCAAAGGATACTGACAAGGCACGTATGGATTTAAAGGATCTGAAAATTCGAAAAGAATTGCATTTACAAGAAGCTGGCGGTAAAGTTTTGAAACCTTTGGCATGTTTTTCATTAACAAGGGATGACAAATATGAGTTTTGTAAGTTTCTGAAGTCTATCAAATTTCCAGATGGCTATGCtgctaatatttcaaagaatgtgAACATTAAGGATGGTAAGATATCAggtttaaaaattcataatagtCATGTTCTTTTGCAACAACTTTTTCCCGTGGGTATAAGACCTTACATTAAGAAAGAGGTTTGTGGAACAATTATTGAAATGTGCATGTTCTTCCAAAAACTTTGTGCATGAACTCTATCTGTTTCAGAATTGGATATGTTACAAGAGGGGATAATACTTACATTGTGTAAATTGGAAAGAATATTCCCTCCGGCCTTTTTTGATATCATGGTTCATCTAGCAGTTCACCTACCATATGAGGCAAAAATGGCAGGACCAGTACATACTCGTTGGATGTATCCTTTTGAAAGGTAAAACCTTTggttattaaagttgatcaatcaatttacattcttttaattttttttatttttttactttttttttatttttatgatatttttcattcattattagagctttgggaacattgaaaaaatatgtaagAAATAAAGCTCATCCAGAAGGTTCAATAGCAGAGGGTTATGTTGTCGATGAGGCATTAACTTATTGTTCAATGTACCTTCATGGTATTGAAACTCAATTCAATCGGCCAGAACATAATAAAGATGGTGAGAATCAGATTGCTTCGACTTTGTCAGTATTCACTCAACCTGTGAACTTGTTGGGGAAACCTCAATTTGTTGAACTGAAAgatgataattataaaaaagctCATTGGTACATCCTTTACAATTGCTGTGAGTTGCAGTCATATTTTGAGTAAGAACctaaacttatatattattagttgaagttcaaaataagtaaattataaatccatacttctaattaaattacatttttttagtGAGTACACTAAACTATTGCAAAACAGGGGTGTCACAAGTATTCTGCAGgtacaagaaaaggaatttccaCAATGGTTTGAACAACGGGtatgtattttttagttatgaAAGGTAAAATTCCAGCTTGATATGTaagtattgttaattaattaaaattacattttcacagataaaatattttagtagATGTAAATATCCAATGGTAACTGATGAGTTGTACTCACTAGCATGTGGTCCTGATTATGGAATAAGATCATAGAGTGGATGTGTAGTAAATGGAGTTCGATATCGCACAAAAGTTCGTGATGATAGGCTTGTCActcaaaattgtggaatttgggTTGTAGGTGATCATGATGGTGAATCTTGTGACTTTTATGGGGTAATAGAAGACATTATTGTGTTAGATTATAGGTCCAAACACTCTGTTGTACTTTTTAGATGTGCATGGTTTGACacaaatgtgaaaaagaaaaagatgatcacAGAGTTTCAAATCACAAACATTAATGTCACTTCATATTGGTATAAGAATGACCCTTTTGTCCTTGCCTCACAAGCTAAACAAGTGTTTTATGTGGATGATTACAAGATGGGTCAACATTGGAAAGTGGTTCGAAAGGTGCATCACCGTCATCTATGGGATTTTCCAGACCGATTAGATGAAGGTGATGATCATGGTGATTCATTTGAAGTTTATGAGTTGGATGCTTATCAAGAAAATGATTCAATggacattcaaattttatttgaatcaattgatATTGAACGTCTTAATCGTGAAGATATTGAcccaatagaaattaatttgaagagtgCAACAAACTATGAAGATGCAAATAGTGAGGCAGAGAGTGGAGATTTTGATGATGCAGATAGTGGTGCAGAGAGTGAAGATTATGAAGATACAGATAGTGGCACAGAGAATGAAGATAATGGGGAGTACAATGAGGAAACCGACAATGATAGTGAAGATAAGTTGTTAAGTAATGGTGAAACCGGTGAGGATACTAACTCATttgcataaataactatatatttttttttccttttttcagtttCCTATGTAATGATTTCTGTTCATGTTAAAGATGATTATGCTCCATTTCAAGCAaatttaatataactatatgttgcttttttaatatagcttactagcatatatatatatatatatatattaagtccaGGATGTTCATATTGTCAGcaaataattcatttttgtttttattgtcatcactttacatatactcttattttttaaaattttatcacaaTATGATTATAATGCACCATGTTATCACCTTGGACATATTAGAAAGTTTCTTCACTTTGCATATACTAATTACTTGTACTGTTGTATTTATgtaataatttctcttcatCATACTGTTGTATTTGTGTAATGATTTCTATTCATGTTTATGCTGATCATGCTCCATTTTAACTATAGGTTAATATAACCTATGCTGTCGTTTGAATGTGGTTTATTTGCATgtattaattacttatatttatattctcactTAATAATTTCCTTATGTTTATGTCATCATCAATTccaatatact
Proteins encoded in this window:
- the LOC132803435 gene encoding uncharacterized protein LOC132803435, which produces MRWHKEKHPNTNRVLRHPADGEAWKHFDEQYPVFAMDPRNVRLGAATDGFNPFSNMSTSYSMLPVMLVPYNLPPWKCMKETFSMMSLLIPGPTAPGKNIDVYLRPMIDELKDLWTNGVTTYDISKKERFTMHAVVLWTIHDFPAYGTLSGRSTKGYKVCQTCNEHTSSQALRSKICYMGHRRYLSINHAWRNNRQYDGKPERSWNNVGHQRDDKYEFCKFLKSIKFPDGYAANISKNVNIKDELDMLQEGIILTLCKLERIFPPAFFDIMVHLAVHLPYEAKMAGPVHTRWMYPFERNKAHPEGSIAEGYVVDEALTYCSMYLHGIETQFNRPEHNKDGENQIASTLSVFTQPVNLLGKPQFVELKDDNYKKAHWGVTSILQVQEKEFPQWFEQRSGCVVNGVRYRTKVRDDRLVTQNCGIWVVGDHDGESCDFYGVIEDIIVLDYRSKHSVVLFRCAWFDTNVKKKKMITEFQITNINVTSYWYKNDPFVLASQAKQVFYVDDYKMGQHWKVVRKVHHRHLWDFPDRLDEGDDHGDSFEVYELDAYQENDSMDIQILFESIDIERLNREDIDPIEINLKSATNYEDANSEAESGDFDDADSGAESEDYEDTDSGTENEDNGEYNEETDNDSEDKLLSNGETGEDTNSFA